The genome window ACCCTGTATGGTAACCAGCTTGATATCCGGATGCAGCAACGCATGGATGGCAAATGCCTGTTCAATATTTTTAGGGAAAATATTAAATACAGGCTGCTCCGTAATTTTTTCCAGTTGGGCAGTCTGCGAGTTGTAAAAACCGGGAGCGTCACCCTTTTTACCGTTTAGAATATAAAAATGGTTAATGGTATCGGGTTGTAGGTTAAAATCAGTACCTGAAAGTGTTTCGGCTTTATTTAACTGGTTAATCAGCTTTTCAGACACCTTGTTTAACGTGGTTTCTCCGGTGTACAGTTCATCAAGGTTCTTTATCTTACCCGTTTCATAATCTTCGGCATGCAGGTTTAGTGATTTTGCTTTTAACCTGAGGCAGATATCTTTTGAAACCAGAACCACTTTTTTTCCGGGATACTCTTCCTGTAAACCTAAGGCCGCATTCAGGATACGGTGATCAATCTTATCCGACCCAAAAACCGCTTCAGCGTCGGTGGCGGTTTTGCTGTCCATAATAACTTTGAAACTTCCCTTGTTACCGCCTTTTAGGGGCAGCCATTGGTTAATAAGGTGATTTTGTGAAATATCGTCCATCAGCCTGATAAAGCTTCGGGCTTCAAAATTGCGGGTATCATTCCCGCTTTTCATGTTATCCAGTTCTTCCAGTACCTGTATAGGTATGGCTACATCATGCTCCTGGAAATTCTCGAACGCGTTATGATCATATAAAATAACGGAGGTATCTAAAACAAATATTTTGGGTCTTCCGTTGCTCTTACTATTAGCTTCCTTGCTCATGTCCTGCTAAATTAGCCATTTTGAGGATGCAAAAAAAGGGTCAGGCTGAATAGTTGCGGGTAAGCGTTCTCAATTTTTAAATTACACCGATGCATTTTCTTTATAATCTGTGCCGGATTTAATTCGTGGTCTGGATATCCAATTTTATTGATGAACAATAATGAGCTGGCCACCAAGCTGCACTACACCATATTAAACGGCCTTCGCAGTGTTGCAGTTATAGTCGTTGTAACATTTCACTTAACCGAACCATTGCCAAACCGATCATTTAGACAATCGCGTCGATCACTGTTAACTGGCTGTCGACCTTTTCTTTTTATTATCAGGTTTCGTAATGGCTATACCTATCACGACCACTGATATAAAATCACAGCCGGCAGTTTTTTCAAACGCAGTCTGCAGAATCATTAATGCTAAGATTACTTTTATCAAAATCCGCCCCGAGGGCAAAATAAAAGCCCCTTTACAATAGTAAAGGGGCTTTTATAAAAGGGGTAAATGATGGGGCTCGAACCCACGACCCTCGGTACCACAAACCGATGCTCTAACCAACTGAGCTACATCTACCGTTTTGGAGAGTGCAAAAATAGGAATCTTCAGCTAATTTGCAAAGTCTTTTTTATTTTAAGTATAAATAGGTGTAAATGTTATAGTTGCCTTAACTATCATTTTTGTTATCCCCAAAATAAGTTCATTTGTAATGCATTTATCCTTTACAGCAACCAAAAATTAATATTACAATGCGTTTACGCTA of Mucilaginibacter xinganensis contains these proteins:
- a CDS encoding PhoH family protein, yielding MSKEANSKSNGRPKIFVLDTSVILYDHNAFENFQEHDVAIPIQVLEELDNMKSGNDTRNFEARSFIRLMDDISQNHLINQWLPLKGGNKGSFKVIMDSKTATDAEAVFGSDKIDHRILNAALGLQEEYPGKKVVLVSKDICLRLKAKSLNLHAEDYETGKIKNLDELYTGETTLNKVSEKLINQLNKAETLSGTDFNLQPDTINHFYILNGKKGDAPGFYNSQTAQLEKITEQPVFNIFPKNIEQAFAIHALLHPDIKLVTIQGNAGTGKTLLALASALEQRKYYRQIFVTRPIVPLSNKDVGFLPGDIKSKIDPYMAPIWDNLKFIKDQFADDEKMQAKIDELVANEKISIAPLAFIRGRTLSKIFFIVDEAQNLTPHEVKTIISRAGENSKFVFTGDIYQIDTPYLDAESNGLSYLIDKAKGHPLYAHITLQKGERSELANLANELL